The sequence below is a genomic window from Pseudomonadota bacterium.
TAAATGATGAGGCTCGCTACGAAACTGTAGACTACCGTTACCCCCACAGCGATCAGTTGGATCAGGAACTGCTTGGGGTTCCCGTAAAAAAGTCCGTCTGCCCCTGCCGGGTTGACCGCTTTGGACGCGAACAGCCCGGTGGCAAGGGTTCCCAAGATGCCGCCCACGCCGTGTACACCAAATGCGTCAAGTGAATCATCGTAACCGAGTTTTGTTTTCACCAGAGCTACTGATATATAACAGAAAACACTGGCGGCAAAGCCTATGATTGCAGCGGCAAGTACGGTAACATACCCTGAGGCCGGAGTGATCGTGGCGAGACCCGCAATTGAACCGGTGATGGTACCGAATATGGTAGGCTTTTCATTTAACACCCATTCCATGGTAGCCCAGGTAATTGCAGCGACCGCTGCGGAAGTGTGGGTTACCACAAGGGTATGTACCGCAAGCCCATTGGCGCCAAGGGCGCTTCCTGCATTAAAACCGAACCACCCGAACCAGAGAAGGGCGGTACCCAATACGGTAAAAGGGAGGTTATGCGGAGGAACCGGCTTGTTGTTGTAGCCTTTCCTTTTGCCAATGACAAGTGCTGTGACAAGGGCAGCTATTCCTGCATTGATGTGGACCACCGTCCCGCCGGCAAAATCGAGAACTCCCATCTCTTTGAGCCATCCGCCAATACCCCATACCCAGTGGCAGACAGGGTCATATACGAATGTGGACCAGAGGATTACAAAGATCAAAAAAGCGGAAAACTTCATCCTCTCCGCAAAAGCCCCAATAATAAGCGCTGGTGTAATAACGGCAAACATGGCCTGAAAGATCATGAATGCCTCATGGGGAATCGTCTCTGCATATTCCTTCAGC
It includes:
- a CDS encoding ammonium transporter → MLVSIALVMLMTPGLAFFYGGMVRRKNVLGILMQCFIVLGVISVQWVLYGYSLSFAPGKGFWGGLEWIGLCGVGSAPLKEYAETIPHEAFMIFQAMFAVITPALIIGAFAERMKFSAFLIFVILWSTFVYDPVCHWVWGIGGWLKEMGVLDFAGGTVVHINAGIAALVTALVIGKRKGYNNKPVPPHNLPFTVLGTALLWFGWFGFNAGSALGANGLAVHTLVVTHTSAAVAAITWATMEWVLNEKPTIFGTITGSIAGLATITPASGYVTVLAAAIIGFAASVFCYISVALVKTKLGYDDSLDAFGVHGVGGILGTLATGLFASKAVNPAGADGLFYGNPKQFLIQLIAVGVTVVYSFVASLIIYKVVDLIVSVRVKEKDELMGLDLTQHHENAYTILE